In Pelmatolapia mariae isolate MD_Pm_ZW linkage group LG2, Pm_UMD_F_2, whole genome shotgun sequence, one DNA window encodes the following:
- the her11 gene encoding hairy-related 11, translated as MTRKLQNQTQNDGKSRKRTLKPVVEKKRRDRINQSLAELRHLLMNATSDPRLQNPKIEKAEILDLAVDYLQKWTDKKGPSNDSLDTHAPLADSGHSESNAPPLFSTESAGFQQCVAQLTSYMHRITPAQRTSLIEGLKHHAEGLQLKPDFNQHAASVDTICSSDSKEDPPVLLFPSFSPFQPLTCSTPCHDYLSPPPSPWFSPSFSMYATSSFASFASHFSFPPSLSPPSSNTSFFSFSPTVPHSSLSPLTTMRPPSNLLHREVLAPNSSPPIWRPWF; from the exons ATGACCAGGAAACTCCAAAACCAAACccagaatgatgggaagagCAGGAAAAGG ACTCTGAAGCCAGTTGtggaaaagaagagaagagatCGAATAAATCAAAGTCTAGCTGAACTGAGGCATCTGCTGATGAATGCCACATCTGATCCA CGGCTGCAGAATCCAAAAATAGAGAAAGCAGAGATTCTGGACTTGGCTGTTGACTATCTCCAAAAGTGGACTGATAAAAAGGGCCCGAGCAATG ACTCATTGGATACTCATGCTCCTTTGGCAGACAGTGGCCACTCGGAGTCCAATGCTCCTCCTCTCTTTAGCACAGAGAGTGCAGGTTTTCAGCAGTGTGTGGCCCAGCTGACCAGCTACATGCACAGAATAACACCGGCACAGAGAACAAGCCTGATTGAGGGGCTTAAACATCACGCAGAGGGTCTGCAGCTGAAACCAGACTTCAACCAGCACGCAGCATCTGTGGATACCATTTGCTCATCCGACTCCAAAGAAGATCCTCCCGTTTTGCTTTTCCCGTCTTTTTCCCCATTTCAGCCTCTCACTTGTTCCACGCCATGCCATGACTACCTGagccctcctccttctccctggTTCTCCCCTTCTTTCTCCATGTATGCCACGTCTTCTTTTGCGTCATTTGCCTCTCACTTCTCCTTCCCCCCCAGCCTTTCACCTCCATCTTCCAACACCTCCTTCTTTAGCTTCTCACCCACAGTTCCTCACTCCAGCCTCTCCCCTCTCACCACAATGAGACCCCCCTCAAACCTTCTACACAGGGAAGTGTTGGCACCAAACTCTTCCCCACCCATTTGGAGGCCTTGGTTTTGA